One part of the Microbacterium aurugineum genome encodes these proteins:
- the hisI gene encoding phosphoribosyl-AMP cyclohydrolase, translating into MTTVDERIAQVDFNPDGLAPVIVQQWDTREVLMLAWVDAEALRRTLTSGRATYWSRSRQEYWRKGDTSGHIQVVREARLDCDGDAILLLVAQHGPACHTGTRTCFDTTDLGAVVGEEQS; encoded by the coding sequence ATGACCACCGTGGACGAGCGCATCGCGCAGGTCGACTTCAATCCGGACGGTCTCGCCCCGGTGATCGTGCAGCAGTGGGACACGCGAGAGGTCCTCATGCTCGCGTGGGTCGACGCGGAGGCCCTGCGACGCACCCTGACCTCCGGCCGCGCCACGTACTGGTCGCGTTCACGTCAGGAGTACTGGCGGAAGGGCGACACCTCGGGTCACATCCAGGTCGTGCGCGAAGCGCGGCTCGACTGCGACGGGGACGCCATCCTGCTCCTCGTGGCGCAGCACGGTCCGGCCTGCCACACGGGTACCCGTACCTGTTTCGACACGACCGATCTCGGCGCCGTGGTGGGGGAGGAGCAGTCGTGA
- a CDS encoding Trp biosynthesis-associated membrane protein — protein sequence MTLAKRGRSISVSGFLLAGAIGIISSTQTWFTVERADAGEAILVPGASALVLLAPLSLAVLALGAALSIAGKAVRFVFGVLAAVTALFLGWSTLQLLLTEPFGAVAATVTEVTGLAGGAAVHETVSSIVPSAWPYIALVGWAILLVACVVVLVTWRGWKTGGRRYRTDRVDVAHDGPVDAVDSWDELSRGTDPTR from the coding sequence GTGACACTCGCGAAGCGCGGTCGCTCGATCTCGGTGTCCGGCTTCCTGCTCGCCGGCGCGATCGGCATCATCTCCTCGACCCAGACCTGGTTCACGGTCGAGCGCGCGGATGCGGGAGAAGCGATCCTCGTGCCCGGCGCGTCCGCCCTCGTTCTCCTCGCCCCGCTCAGCCTTGCGGTTCTCGCCCTCGGTGCGGCGCTCTCGATCGCCGGCAAGGCGGTCCGCTTCGTCTTCGGAGTGCTGGCGGCCGTGACAGCACTGTTCCTCGGCTGGTCGACGCTCCAGCTCCTGCTCACCGAGCCGTTCGGCGCCGTCGCCGCCACCGTGACCGAGGTGACGGGTCTGGCCGGTGGCGCGGCGGTCCACGAGACGGTCTCGAGCATCGTGCCTTCCGCGTGGCCGTACATCGCGCTGGTCGGCTGGGCGATCCTGCTGGTCGCGTGCGTCGTCGTCCTCGTGACCTGGCGCGGATGGAAGACGGGCGGACGGCGGTACCGCACCGATCGCGTCGACGTCGCCCACGATGGGCCTGTGGATGCCGTCGATTCGTGGGACGAGCTGTCCCGCGGGACCGATCCGACTCGTTGA
- a CDS encoding HGxxPAAW family protein has protein sequence MTNPIADPGHGHSPAAWTAVVIMLVGVAAATVAFCFEQPVLVMISIALVPIGAIMGWVLAKAGYGVKGPKYAPKAH, from the coding sequence ATGACCAACCCGATCGCCGATCCCGGCCACGGACATTCGCCTGCCGCCTGGACCGCCGTCGTCATCATGCTGGTCGGCGTCGCCGCCGCCACTGTCGCGTTCTGCTTCGAGCAGCCGGTCCTCGTGATGATCTCGATCGCTCTCGTTCCCATCGGCGCGATCATGGGCTGGGTGCTGGCCAAGGCCGGCTATGGCGTGAAGGGTCCGAAGTACGCTCCGAAGGCGCACTAA
- the trpC gene encoding indole-3-glycerol phosphate synthase TrpC, producing the protein MVLADLTAGAVADAERRASSRPLAAVERDALARPAAKDALAFLAPADRVKIIAEVKRASPSRGALAEIPDPALQASLYEEGGASAISVLTEERRFGGSLADLEAVTARVSLPVLRKDFIATRYQVLEARAAGADLVLLIVAGLDAEVLRDLFGFITELGMTPLVETHSAEELEAAIDLGSPLIGVNARDLKTLELDRDLFGRLVDRIPDTAVKIAESAVLTPEDVAHYRSAGADVVLIGEALVTGDPVATLTRFLEA; encoded by the coding sequence ATGGTCCTCGCCGACCTGACGGCCGGCGCTGTCGCAGACGCTGAGCGTCGCGCCTCATCGCGCCCGTTGGCCGCCGTGGAGCGCGATGCGCTCGCGCGTCCCGCCGCGAAGGACGCGCTGGCGTTCCTCGCGCCGGCCGATCGTGTGAAGATCATCGCCGAGGTCAAGCGCGCGAGCCCCTCGCGCGGCGCTCTCGCGGAGATCCCCGACCCGGCGCTCCAGGCATCTCTCTACGAAGAGGGAGGCGCCTCGGCGATCAGCGTGCTGACCGAGGAACGTCGATTCGGGGGGAGCCTCGCCGACCTCGAGGCGGTCACCGCCAGGGTCTCGCTGCCGGTGCTGCGCAAGGACTTCATCGCCACCCGCTACCAGGTCCTCGAGGCCCGTGCCGCGGGCGCCGATCTCGTCCTCCTCATCGTCGCCGGTCTCGACGCCGAAGTGCTTCGCGACCTCTTCGGGTTCATCACCGAACTCGGCATGACCCCCCTCGTCGAGACGCATTCGGCCGAGGAGCTCGAAGCCGCCATCGACCTCGGTTCTCCGCTGATCGGTGTGAACGCGCGTGATCTGAAGACACTCGAACTCGACCGCGACCTGTTCGGTCGCCTGGTGGATCGGATCCCGGACACCGCGGTGAAGATCGCGGAGTCCGCAGTGCTCACCCCCGAAGACGTCGCGCACTACCGCTCCGCCGGCGCCGACGTCGTCCTGATCGGCGAGGCTCTCGTCACCGGCGACCCCGTCGCCACTCTCACGCGTTTCCTGGAGGCATGA
- the trpB gene encoding tryptophan synthase subunit beta, which translates to MSLRDQHGPFFGEFGGRYMPESLIAAIDELTVAYEAAIIDPDFRAELAHLLSSYAGRPSAITEVPRFAEHAGGARVFLKREDLNHTGSHKINNVLGQALLTKRLGKTRVIAETGAGQHGVATATAAALFGLDCTIYMGEVDTERQALNVARMRLLGAEVVPVTSGSRTLKDAINDAYRDWVASVETTNYIFGTAAGPHPFPAMVRDFQKIIGEEARAQLLDEVGRLPDAVLACVGGGSNAIGMFDAFLDDEGVALYGVEAAGDGVDTEKHAASIERGRPGVLHGAKTYVLQDEDGQTIESHSISAGLDYPGVGPEHAWLADIGRAEYIPATDDEAMQALRLLSRTEGIIPAIESAHALAGALRVGRELGPDGLIAVCLSGRGDKDMDTAARYFELYDQAALAHEVAEESAEEELASKGEPQL; encoded by the coding sequence ATGAGCCTGCGCGACCAGCACGGTCCCTTCTTCGGCGAATTCGGCGGGCGCTACATGCCCGAGTCGCTCATCGCCGCGATCGACGAGTTGACCGTGGCGTACGAGGCGGCGATCATCGACCCGGATTTCCGGGCTGAGCTCGCGCACCTGCTGAGCTCGTACGCCGGGAGGCCGTCCGCGATCACCGAGGTGCCGCGGTTCGCCGAGCACGCCGGTGGGGCACGCGTCTTCCTCAAGCGGGAAGACCTCAACCACACGGGTTCGCACAAGATCAACAACGTCCTCGGACAGGCGCTGCTGACCAAGCGGCTCGGCAAGACCCGTGTGATCGCCGAGACGGGCGCTGGACAGCACGGCGTCGCGACCGCCACCGCTGCGGCGCTGTTCGGCTTGGACTGCACGATCTACATGGGTGAGGTCGACACCGAGCGTCAAGCGCTCAACGTGGCCCGCATGCGCCTGCTCGGTGCGGAGGTCGTTCCGGTGACGTCCGGTTCCCGCACGCTCAAGGACGCGATCAACGATGCCTACCGCGACTGGGTGGCGTCGGTCGAGACCACCAACTACATCTTCGGCACCGCCGCAGGACCGCACCCCTTCCCGGCGATGGTCCGCGACTTCCAGAAGATCATCGGCGAGGAGGCGCGTGCGCAACTCCTCGACGAGGTCGGACGGCTCCCCGATGCGGTCCTCGCGTGCGTGGGCGGCGGGTCGAATGCGATCGGCATGTTCGATGCGTTCCTCGACGATGAGGGCGTCGCCCTCTACGGCGTGGAGGCGGCGGGCGATGGCGTCGACACCGAGAAGCACGCGGCATCGATCGAGCGTGGGCGGCCCGGTGTGCTGCACGGCGCCAAGACCTACGTGCTCCAGGATGAGGACGGCCAGACCATCGAGTCGCACTCGATCTCCGCAGGGCTCGACTATCCCGGTGTCGGCCCGGAGCACGCCTGGCTCGCGGACATCGGCCGCGCCGAGTACATCCCGGCGACCGACGACGAAGCCATGCAGGCTCTGCGTCTGCTGAGTCGGACGGAGGGGATCATCCCCGCCATCGAATCGGCTCATGCCCTCGCCGGTGCGCTGCGCGTCGGGCGCGAGCTCGGTCCCGACGGACTCATCGCCGTGTGTCTCTCGGGTCGTGGCGACAAGGACATGGACACCGCAGCCCGCTACTTCGAGCTCTACGACCAGGCCGCTCTGGCCCACGAAGTCGCGGAGGAGAGCGCCGAGGAAGAGCTCGCATCGAAGGGGGAGCCCCAGCTATGA
- the trpA gene encoding tryptophan synthase subunit alpha, whose product MSRVEQAIQRAQDAGRSAFVGYLPVGFPDLETSIQAAIALAENGVDIIELGPPYSDPVMDGAIIQEATTTALAAGFRMADLFTAIRAITAATDVPVLVMTYWNPVMQYGVDRYADDLLAAGGAGLITPDITPDAAGEWIAASERTGLDRVFLAAPTSSDERLDLVVKSSTGFVYTVSTMGITGERAELDRAARTLVGRLRAHGARRACVGIGISTAEQIAGVSEYADGAIVGTALVRALRDGGVPALAEVTRNLAAGTSSARPDHEN is encoded by the coding sequence ATGAGCCGAGTCGAACAGGCGATCCAGCGCGCCCAGGACGCCGGCCGCAGCGCGTTCGTCGGCTACCTGCCCGTCGGATTCCCCGACCTCGAGACGAGCATCCAGGCGGCCATCGCCCTCGCCGAGAACGGCGTCGACATCATCGAGCTGGGGCCGCCGTACAGCGACCCGGTGATGGACGGCGCGATCATCCAGGAGGCGACCACCACGGCTCTGGCTGCGGGCTTCCGGATGGCCGACCTCTTCACGGCGATCCGCGCCATCACGGCTGCGACCGATGTGCCGGTCCTCGTCATGACGTACTGGAACCCGGTCATGCAGTACGGCGTCGACCGGTATGCGGATGACCTGCTCGCCGCGGGCGGCGCCGGACTCATCACGCCCGACATCACGCCCGATGCCGCGGGGGAGTGGATCGCCGCGAGCGAGCGGACGGGCCTCGACCGCGTGTTCCTGGCTGCGCCCACCTCCTCCGACGAGCGGCTCGACCTCGTCGTGAAGTCGTCCACCGGGTTCGTGTACACCGTCTCGACGATGGGTATCACGGGCGAACGCGCCGAACTCGACCGCGCCGCACGCACCCTCGTCGGACGCCTGCGCGCGCACGGCGCCCGACGCGCGTGCGTGGGCATCGGCATCTCCACGGCCGAGCAGATCGCCGGGGTGTCGGAGTACGCCGACGGTGCCATCGTCGGCACAGCCCTCGTCCGTGCCCTGCGTGACGGCGGCGTCCCCGCCCTCGCCGAGGTCACCCGCAACCTGGCAGCCGGCACCTCGTCGGCGCGCCCCGATCACGAGAACTAG
- the lgt gene encoding prolipoprotein diacylglyceryl transferase, translating to MSLALHSTFTGVLASIPSPPVSYFDLGPIRIHFYALCIIAGIIAATLLTNHRLTKRGAEPWVVIDISILAVPLAIIGARIFHVLTHPNDYFGEGINTWNPFQPGSVWAIWEGGIAIFGALIGGAIGAYLGCRWTGIRFWTFADALAPGLLLAQAMGRFGNWFNHELFGLPTDLPWGLEIESTNSAFPPGLPEGTLFHPTFLYEVLWNGLGVIVLLWLGRKLFFQWGRLFAMYLIWYSAGRIVWESIRIDPSEIILGLRSNVLAAIIGVLVGLAILIVQTRRHPGLEPSPYQPGRERTDADADVQSQNNPSDFVDVSEPPTEEVTAGATATSTAPTSEDGSR from the coding sequence ATGTCACTCGCGCTCCACAGCACCTTCACCGGTGTGCTCGCCAGCATCCCGAGCCCCCCGGTGTCCTACTTCGACCTCGGGCCCATACGGATCCACTTCTATGCGCTGTGCATCATCGCGGGCATCATCGCCGCGACGCTGCTGACCAACCACCGTCTCACCAAGCGCGGTGCGGAGCCGTGGGTCGTGATCGACATCTCGATCCTGGCGGTGCCCCTGGCGATCATCGGCGCCCGGATCTTCCACGTACTCACCCACCCGAACGACTACTTCGGCGAGGGCATCAACACCTGGAACCCCTTCCAACCGGGCTCGGTGTGGGCCATCTGGGAGGGTGGTATCGCGATCTTCGGTGCGCTCATCGGTGGCGCGATCGGTGCGTATCTCGGCTGCCGCTGGACCGGCATCCGGTTCTGGACGTTCGCCGACGCTCTGGCCCCAGGGCTGCTGCTGGCGCAGGCCATGGGACGCTTCGGCAACTGGTTCAACCACGAACTCTTCGGCCTCCCCACCGACCTGCCGTGGGGGCTGGAGATCGAGTCCACGAACTCCGCGTTCCCTCCCGGTCTTCCCGAGGGCACGCTGTTCCACCCGACCTTCCTCTACGAGGTGCTGTGGAACGGGCTGGGCGTCATCGTCCTGCTCTGGCTCGGTCGCAAGCTCTTCTTCCAGTGGGGTCGCCTGTTCGCGATGTACCTCATCTGGTACAGCGCGGGACGCATCGTCTGGGAGTCGATCCGCATCGACCCGAGCGAGATCATCCTGGGGCTGCGCAGCAACGTCCTCGCGGCCATCATCGGCGTCCTCGTGGGTCTCGCGATCCTCATCGTGCAGACGCGTCGCCACCCCGGTCTCGAGCCCTCGCCGTATCAGCCGGGCCGCGAACGGACCGACGCGGACGCTGATGTACAATCGCAGAACAATCCCTCTGACTTCGTAGACGTGAGCGAGCCTCCGACCGAAGAAGTCACCGCAGGAGCCACCGCCACAAGCACTGCTCCCACGAGCGAGGACGGCTCTCGATAA